Part of the Deltaproteobacteria bacterium genome is shown below.
CGAAGGGTCTAGTGTCGGGGTCAGCATCGTACGTGCCGCAGAAACATTGACGATCAGTTTAGCGACCGCCTTTCGTTATGATCCGCAAGCGTTAGTCGAAGCTTATATCCCAGGCAAAGAGGTGACTGTCGGGATTCTCGGTGAGCGGGCGCTTGGAGCCATGGAGGTGATCGCCAAGGGCGAGTTCCACTCGTACGAAGTGAAGTACACGGCTGGTCGTGAAGAGTTTATCTTACCGGCACCGCTCTCACCCGCGTTATATGAACATGTCCTCCAGGTTGCCCTCACGGCGCATCGCGCGCTGGGCTGTCGTGGCTACAGTCGCGTCGATACCCGAATCAATGACCAAGGCGAAGTGTTCCTTCTTGAGGTCAATACGCTACCAGGATTTACCACGTTGAGTTATCTCCCGCGGATTGCCGCGGCTGTCGGATTGAATTACGGGGATCTGGTCGAGGCTATTTTGCAGCAGGCGACCATACATATCCAAAGGAGTGTGTCGTGAGTACCGTGTCGCTCCCTGCCACACTGCTCCAGCGCTGGAAAATGTTGGGAAAGCGGGAGAACCAACGTACGACGCCAAAGGTGCCGACGAAAAAACGATGGTACGTGCTGGCCTTGCTCACGCTCCTCACTGTAAGTGTCTATGCGCCGCATGGATGGCGCGTACTCTCGCACTATATTCAACAGCATCCGTATTTCGCGATCACGACGATTGATGTCGAGTTGGACGCTGGGGCGTTGTTCTCACAAGAAGAGATTATTTCCTGGAGTGGCATTGAGCAGGGGATGAATCTGTGGACGGTCGATCCAGAGGAAATCCGCTCTCGGTTGTTGACCTACCAAGGGATTCGCGATGTTGACGTGCGACGTGAATTCCCTCAGCGTGTCGTACTTCAGGTCCAAACGCGACATCCTATTGCGGTCGTTGTGTCTCCATCGCTGACCTATCTCGATAAGGATGGGGTGTCATTTCAGGCGTTAGCGCAGAGAAAAGAGCTTGACCTACCGTATGTCACCGGCTTTCGAAGCGAAGAACTGGACACCGCAGCAATACAGGCTGCCTTAACGGGAACGGTTTCCTTACTCGCCCAGGCAAAGCAATTCTGGGTTGAGCCGGTGTCAGAGATTCGCTGGGATCGCGAGATCGGATACACGGTCTTTCTTGCTCGCCGCCATCTTGCCATCCGTTTGGGGTGGGAAACCGGGCCGGAGAAGTTTACCCAAGTAGCGACCGTGTTGACGCGATGGCCGGCGGAGGCTTCTCCGGCATTACTCGATGCGCGCTTTCTCAATCAAGTTGTGGTCCGCCCGTTTCTTGACGAGAGCGGATTACATCCAGTAACTCCTGTTAATCCGCTGTAAAGGAAGTATCATGGCGAAAGAAAACTCTCTCATTGTGAGTCTTGACGTTGGCACCTATAAGACGGCTGTGGTTGTGGCGGAAGCGACGCCAGAAGGCATTGAAGTGTTAGGGGTTGGGACCGCGTTATCCCAGGGGGGGCTTCGGAAGGGGCAAGTCATTAATGTCGAAGCAACCGTACAAGCGATCCGTAAGGCTGTGGAAGAAGCGCAACTGGGATCGAGTAGTGAGATTCACAATGTCTGTGCGGCGATCTCTGGTGCACATATTGCCGGGGTGACGAGTCAAGGGATGATCGTCGTCAAAGATCGGGAAGTCTCTCCCGAAGATGTCGCGCGCGTGATTGAAGTTGCGCGCACGGTCGCGTTGCCGGCTGAGTGCGAGATTCTTCACGTTGTTCCGCAAGAGTTCTTTGTCGATGGGCAGGATCGTGGACATGAACCAGTGGGAACCTCTGGG
Proteins encoded:
- a CDS encoding FtsQ-type POTRA domain-containing protein gives rise to the protein MSTVSLPATLLQRWKMLGKRENQRTTPKVPTKKRWYVLALLTLLTVSVYAPHGWRVLSHYIQQHPYFAITTIDVELDAGALFSQEEIISWSGIEQGMNLWTVDPEEIRSRLLTYQGIRDVDVRREFPQRVVLQVQTRHPIAVVVSPSLTYLDKDGVSFQALAQRKELDLPYVTGFRSEELDTAAIQAALTGTVSLLAQAKQFWVEPVSEIRWDREIGYTVFLARRHLAIRLGWETGPEKFTQVATVLTRWPAEASPALLDARFLNQVVVRPFLDESGLHPVTPVNPL
- a CDS encoding D-alanine--D-alanine ligase is translated as MNTVWRDKRVGVLFGGLSAEQEISRLTGAGVSQALRERGYQVVPIEVNADGAWIAQVRTIDVAFIALHGKFGEDGTVQAVLELVAIPYTGSGVLASALAMNKPMAKRVWQTYGLPTPAWQVIDKEKPEALTLPYPVVVKPTTEGSSVGVSIVRAAETLTISLATAFRYDPQALVEAYIPGKEVTVGILGERALGAMEVIAKGEFHSYEVKYTAGREEFILPAPLSPALYEHVLQVALTAHRALGCRGYSRVDTRINDQGEVFLLEVNTLPGFTTLSYLPRIAAAVGLNYGDLVEAILQQATIHIQRSVS